The proteins below are encoded in one region of Buttiauxella gaviniae:
- the edd gene encoding phosphogluconate dehydratase, producing MNSVLLRVTNRIVERSRQSRETYLARIEKAKTNTVHRSELACGNLAHGFAACQPEDKAALKSMLRNNIAIITSYNDMLSAHQPYEFYPDQIRKALHSVGAVGQVAGGVPAMCDGVTQGQDGMELSLLSREIIAMSTAIGLSHNMFDGALYLGVCDKIVPGLTMAALSFGHLPAVFVPSGPMASGLPNKEKVRIRQLYAEGKVDRLALLESEAASYHAPGTCTFYGTANTNQMVVEFMGMQLPGSSFVHPDAPLRHELTAAAARQVTRLTGNGNEWMPLGKMIDEKVVVNGIVALLATGGSTNHTMHLVAMARAAGIIINWDDFSDLSDVVPLLARLYPNGPADINHFQAAGGVPVLMRELLKGGLLHEDVNTVAGFGLHHYTMEPWLDNGQLAWREGAMAALDTDVIATFEKPFSRHGGTKVLSGNLGRAVMKTSAVPVENQIIEAPAVIFESQHDVLPAFEAGLLDRDCVVVVRHQGPKANGMPELHKLMPPLGVLLDRCFKIALVTDGRLSGASGKVPSAIHVTPEAYDGGLLAKVRDGDMIRVNGQTGELTLLVDDAELEKRTAYHPDLSAERVGTGRELFSALREQLSGAEQGATCIKF from the coding sequence ATGAACTCTGTTTTGTTACGCGTAACAAATCGTATCGTTGAACGATCTCGCCAGAGCCGCGAAACCTACCTGGCGCGTATTGAAAAAGCGAAGACCAATACCGTACATCGCTCTGAACTGGCCTGTGGGAATTTGGCCCACGGTTTTGCCGCCTGTCAGCCGGAAGATAAAGCCGCGCTAAAAAGTATGCTGCGTAACAACATTGCGATCATTACGTCCTACAACGATATGCTTTCGGCACATCAGCCGTATGAATTTTACCCGGATCAAATCCGTAAAGCGCTGCACTCGGTTGGCGCGGTAGGGCAAGTGGCGGGCGGTGTACCTGCGATGTGCGATGGTGTCACGCAGGGCCAGGATGGCATGGAGCTGTCCCTGTTAAGCCGCGAGATAATCGCGATGTCTACTGCGATTGGCCTGTCTCACAATATGTTTGATGGCGCGCTGTATCTCGGTGTGTGCGACAAAATAGTCCCGGGCCTAACTATGGCTGCGCTGTCATTTGGTCATTTACCTGCGGTATTCGTCCCATCAGGCCCAATGGCCAGCGGTCTGCCAAACAAAGAAAAAGTTCGCATCCGCCAACTCTATGCGGAAGGAAAAGTGGATCGTCTGGCGCTGCTGGAATCGGAGGCCGCCTCTTACCATGCACCCGGCACCTGTACCTTCTACGGTACCGCCAACACCAATCAGATGGTGGTCGAATTCATGGGCATGCAGCTTCCCGGCTCTTCATTCGTGCATCCCGATGCGCCATTACGCCACGAGCTAACGGCCGCGGCGGCGCGTCAGGTAACGCGTCTTACCGGCAATGGCAATGAATGGATGCCGCTGGGTAAGATGATTGACGAAAAAGTTGTGGTTAACGGCATCGTGGCGCTATTGGCGACTGGCGGCTCAACTAACCACACCATGCACCTGGTGGCGATGGCTCGCGCCGCGGGCATTATCATCAACTGGGATGATTTCTCTGATCTTTCGGATGTGGTGCCTTTGCTTGCGCGCCTGTATCCAAATGGCCCGGCCGACATCAACCATTTCCAGGCGGCTGGCGGCGTGCCGGTGCTAATGCGTGAGCTGCTGAAAGGCGGTTTGCTGCATGAAGATGTGAACACCGTAGCGGGCTTTGGTTTGCATCATTACACCATGGAACCGTGGCTGGATAACGGCCAACTGGCCTGGCGTGAGGGGGCAATGGCCGCGCTGGATACCGACGTCATCGCGACCTTCGAAAAACCTTTCTCCAGACATGGCGGGACTAAAGTGCTCAGCGGTAACCTGGGGCGTGCAGTTATGAAAACCTCTGCGGTACCGGTAGAAAACCAGATTATTGAAGCGCCGGCTGTCATTTTCGAAAGCCAGCATGACGTTTTACCCGCCTTCGAAGCGGGGCTATTGGACCGGGATTGTGTGGTTGTTGTGCGTCATCAAGGGCCAAAAGCGAATGGGATGCCAGAATTACATAAACTTATGCCGCCACTTGGGGTATTATTGGACCGCTGTTTCAAAATTGCGTTAGTCACTGATGGACGGCTGTCAGGCGCTTCAGGTAAGGTGCCTTCTGCCATCCATGTTACCCCAGAAGCTTATGATGGTGGGCTGCTGGCGAAAGTCCGGGACGGCGATATGATTCGCGTCAACGGTCAAACGGGTGAACTGACATTGCTGGTCGATGATGCCGAGTTGGAAAAACGCACTGCATACCACCCGGACCTCAGCGCTGAACGCGTTGGAACCGGTCGTGAACTATTTAGCGCGTTACGCGAACAGTTATCTGGCGCGGAACAGGGCGCGACCTGCATTAAATTTTAA
- the kdgA gene encoding bifunctional 4-hydroxy-2-oxoglutarate aldolase/2-dehydro-3-deoxy-phosphogluconate aldolase: MKNWKTTAEQILKTGPVVPVIVVNKLEHAVPMAKALVAGGVRVLEVTLRTPCAMDAIRAIAKEVPEAIIGAGTVLNPQQLAEVTEAGAQFAISPGLTEPLLKAATEGTIPLIPGISTVSELMLGLDYGLKEFKFFPAEANGGTKALQAIAGPFSQVRFCPTGGISPANYRDYLALKSVLCIGGSWLVPADALEAGDYDHITQLAREAVEGAKL; this comes from the coding sequence ATGAAAAACTGGAAAACTACTGCGGAACAGATCCTGAAAACAGGACCGGTCGTTCCGGTTATCGTAGTAAACAAACTGGAACACGCTGTGCCAATGGCTAAAGCATTGGTCGCAGGCGGCGTACGCGTTCTGGAAGTCACCCTGCGTACTCCATGCGCAATGGATGCTATTCGTGCCATCGCTAAAGAAGTCCCGGAGGCGATTATCGGTGCGGGTACCGTTCTGAATCCTCAGCAGTTGGCAGAAGTGACCGAAGCGGGTGCGCAGTTCGCCATCAGCCCAGGCCTGACTGAGCCATTGCTGAAAGCGGCAACCGAAGGCACCATTCCATTGATCCCAGGTATCAGCACCGTTTCTGAACTGATGCTGGGTCTGGACTACGGCTTGAAAGAATTCAAATTCTTCCCGGCTGAAGCCAATGGCGGCACGAAAGCACTGCAAGCTATCGCGGGTCCATTCTCTCAGGTTCGTTTCTGCCCAACCGGCGGTATCTCACCGGCTAACTACCGTGACTACTTAGCGCTGAAAAGCGTTCTGTGCATCGGCGGTTCATGGTTGGTTCCGGCTGACGCGCTGGAAGCGGGTGATTACGATCATATCACCCAGCTTGCTCGTGAAGCTGTTGAAGGTGCAAAACTGTAA
- the purT gene encoding formate-dependent phosphoribosylglycinamide formyltransferase produces the protein MSMLGTALRPSATRVMLLGSGELGKEVAIECQRLGLEVIAVDRYANAPAMHVAHRSHVINMLDGAELKKLVATEMPDYIVPEIEAIATDMLVELEQQGQRVVPCARATQLTMNREGIRRLAAEELGLPTSSYRFADSEAAFLSAVEEIGLPCIVKPVMSSSGKGQSFIRHAEQLAQAWEYAQVGGRAGKGRVIVEGVVNFDFEITLLTLSAVDGVHFCDPIGHRQEDGDYRESWQPQKMSDIALARAQEIAEKVVKALGGFGLFGVELFVCGDDVIFSEVSPRPHDTGMVTLISQDLSEFALHVRAFLGLPIGAIRQYGPAASAVILPELTSDNVQYGNVGAALGAGLQVRLFGKPEISGKRRMGVALATGTSVEEAIGRAIAATKAVSVRG, from the coding sequence ATGTCAATGTTGGGAACTGCGCTTCGTCCTTCAGCTACGCGTGTCATGTTGTTAGGTTCAGGCGAATTAGGAAAAGAAGTGGCGATTGAATGTCAGCGTCTTGGTCTGGAAGTTATCGCGGTTGACCGCTACGCCAATGCCCCGGCGATGCATGTCGCGCACCGAAGCCACGTGATTAATATGCTTGATGGTGCGGAACTCAAAAAGCTGGTCGCCACTGAAATGCCCGATTACATCGTTCCCGAAATTGAAGCTATTGCCACCGATATGCTGGTTGAGCTTGAACAGCAGGGCCAGCGCGTTGTGCCTTGCGCCAGAGCCACGCAGCTCACCATGAACCGCGAAGGTATTCGTCGCCTTGCCGCCGAAGAACTGGGGCTTCCAACCTCCAGCTACCGCTTTGCCGATAGCGAAGCCGCGTTTCTTAGCGCCGTCGAAGAGATCGGCCTGCCTTGTATTGTGAAACCGGTGATGAGTTCTTCCGGTAAAGGGCAAAGCTTTATTCGCCATGCTGAACAGCTTGCTCAGGCCTGGGAATATGCGCAGGTGGGTGGTCGTGCGGGTAAAGGCCGGGTGATTGTGGAAGGCGTGGTCAATTTTGATTTTGAAATCACGCTGCTGACCCTCAGCGCGGTCGACGGTGTGCATTTCTGTGATCCAATCGGTCATCGCCAGGAAGACGGCGATTATCGTGAATCCTGGCAGCCGCAAAAGATGAGTGACATAGCTCTCGCTCGTGCGCAGGAGATTGCCGAGAAAGTGGTGAAAGCCCTGGGCGGATTTGGGCTCTTTGGCGTTGAACTTTTTGTTTGTGGCGACGACGTTATTTTCAGTGAAGTCTCCCCTCGCCCGCATGACACCGGCATGGTGACGCTGATCTCTCAGGATTTATCAGAGTTCGCACTGCATGTACGTGCTTTTCTCGGCCTGCCGATTGGCGCGATTCGCCAGTACGGCCCTGCCGCATCGGCTGTGATTCTCCCGGAGTTGACCAGCGATAACGTCCAGTATGGCAATGTGGGGGCGGCACTTGGCGCGGGCTTGCAGGTGCGTCTTTTTGGCAAACCGGAAATCAGCGGTAAACGTCGAATGGGCGTGGCGTTGGCGACAGGAACGAGCGTTGAAGAGGCGATTGGACGCGCCATTGCGGCGACAAAAGCGGTGAGCGTTAGAGGTTAA
- a CDS encoding YebG family protein — MAVEIKYVVVREGQEKMSFASKKDADAYDKMLDLAEVLGDWLTQSPLAFKEGQNDVLAMWMAENKDVLSTVLRSGKLPEAEQAVTETADALTEETAAEDNVAEHPRKRTKAA; from the coding sequence ATGGCGGTTGAAATCAAATATGTTGTAGTACGAGAGGGGCAAGAAAAAATGTCATTTGCCAGTAAAAAGGATGCAGACGCCTATGACAAAATGCTCGATCTGGCAGAAGTGCTGGGCGACTGGCTCACTCAAAGCCCATTAGCTTTCAAAGAAGGGCAAAATGATGTGCTGGCAATGTGGATGGCCGAAAATAAAGATGTGCTTTCCACAGTGCTAAGAAGCGGTAAGTTACCCGAAGCCGAACAGGCGGTAACAGAAACTGCAGACGCTCTCACGGAAGAAACTGCAGCAGAAGATAACGTTGCCGAGCACCCGCGTAAGCGCACCAAAGCAGCCTGA
- a CDS encoding tellurite resistance TerB family protein: MNNWLQQLQSMLGQATQSVQKHTGQNQSPNASEGNSPQGLSKLLVPGALGGLAGLLLANKSSRKLLTKYGTGALLVGGGAVAGSVLWNKYKDRVREAHQGEPQFGQQQSPVDVRTQRLVMALVFAAKSDGHIDDKERQVIEQQLRDAGIEGPGRNLIEQAIDQPLDPERLVQGVKNEEEALELYFLSCAAIDVDHFMERSYLNALGDALKIPQDVREGIEQDIQQQKLNLPG; this comes from the coding sequence ATGAACAACTGGTTGCAGCAACTTCAGTCTATGCTGGGGCAGGCGACACAATCCGTGCAGAAACACACGGGTCAAAATCAATCTCCCAACGCCTCTGAGGGGAATAGTCCACAAGGGCTGAGTAAATTACTGGTGCCGGGTGCGCTGGGAGGCTTGGCAGGTTTGTTGTTGGCGAATAAATCATCGCGTAAATTGCTGACTAAATACGGTACCGGAGCGCTATTAGTTGGCGGTGGTGCGGTGGCTGGCAGTGTTTTATGGAACAAATATAAAGATCGGGTGCGTGAAGCCCACCAGGGCGAACCGCAGTTCGGGCAACAGCAATCACCTGTTGATGTGCGCACGCAACGCCTGGTCATGGCGCTGGTGTTTGCCGCTAAAAGCGATGGTCACATTGATGACAAAGAACGTCAGGTGATTGAACAACAATTGCGTGATGCGGGCATCGAAGGCCCTGGCCGAAATTTGATCGAGCAGGCTATCGATCAGCCACTGGATCCTGAACGTCTGGTGCAAGGGGTTAAGAACGAAGAAGAAGCGCTGGAACTCTATTTCCTTAGCTGTGCGGCAATTGACGTTGACCATTTTATGGAACGTAGCTATCTCAACGCGTTGGGTGATGCGCTAAAAATCCCGCAGGATGTGCGCGAAGGAATTGAGCAGGATATTCAGCAACAGAAACTTAATCTGCCGGGTTAA
- the ptrB gene encoding oligopeptidase B yields MPPKAKKIPHAMTVHGDTRIDNYYWLRDDERADEQVLDYLHQENDYGHQVMSTQQALQERLLKEMIDRIPQRDVSAPYTQNGYRYRQVFETGNEYAIYQRQSVVAAEWEVWNTLVDGNRRAAHSEFYTMGGISITPDNSVMALAEDFLSRRQYGLRFRNLESGNWYPEVLDNVSNSFVWANDSATLYYVRKHPKTLLPYQVWRHTVGHPSTEDELVYEEKDDTFYVSVHKTTSKHFILIYLSSATTSEVLLLDAELVDAQPQSFAPRRKDHEYTLDHFQHNFYLRSNRDGKNFGLYRTKVRDEKQWEVLIAPRENVMLEGFTLFTDWLVVEERKQGLTSLRQINRKTRESIGIAFDDPAYVTWLGYNPEPESSRLRYGYSSMTTPDTLFELDMDTGDRRVIKQTEVAGFDASHYRSEHLWVTVRDGVQVPVSLVYHREHFQRGKNPLLVYGYGSYGSSMDADFSSSRLSLLDRGFVFAIAHVRGGGELGQQWYEDGKYLKKMNTFNDYLDVCDTLLKLGYGDENLLYSMGGSAGGLLVGAAINMRPELFHGVVAQVPFVDVLTTMLDESIPLTTGEFEEWGNPQDEEYYHYIKQYSPYDQITAQTYPHMLVTTGLHDSQVQYWEPAKWVAKLREIRTDDNLLLLCTDMDSGHGGKSGRFKSYEGVALEYAFLIALAQGTLPGQVH; encoded by the coding sequence ATGCCACCAAAAGCTAAAAAAATTCCTCATGCCATGACCGTACATGGCGATACCCGCATCGATAACTATTATTGGTTGCGCGACGACGAACGCGCCGATGAGCAGGTTCTTGATTATCTCCATCAGGAGAATGACTACGGCCATCAGGTGATGAGCACGCAACAAGCATTGCAGGAGCGTTTGCTCAAAGAGATGATCGACCGCATCCCGCAGCGTGATGTTTCCGCGCCCTACACGCAAAATGGATACCGTTACCGCCAGGTTTTTGAAACCGGCAATGAATACGCCATTTATCAACGCCAGTCAGTGGTTGCAGCCGAGTGGGAAGTGTGGAATACACTGGTAGACGGCAACCGGCGTGCCGCCCACAGCGAGTTTTACACCATGGGCGGGATCAGCATTACGCCTGATAATAGCGTCATGGCGCTGGCGGAAGACTTTCTCTCGCGTCGCCAGTACGGTTTGCGCTTCCGCAATCTGGAAAGCGGCAACTGGTACCCAGAGGTGCTGGATAATGTCTCTAACAGTTTTGTCTGGGCGAATGATTCCGCCACGCTCTATTACGTTCGCAAACACCCCAAAACGCTGCTGCCTTATCAGGTTTGGCGGCATACCGTGGGTCATCCATCCACGGAAGATGAACTGGTCTACGAAGAAAAAGACGATACCTTTTATGTCAGCGTGCACAAAACAACCTCGAAGCACTTTATCTTAATTTATCTCAGCAGTGCCACGACCAGCGAAGTCTTGCTGCTGGACGCTGAGCTGGTGGATGCCCAACCGCAAAGTTTTGCCCCGCGCCGTAAAGATCACGAATATACCCTCGATCACTTCCAGCACAATTTCTACCTGCGTTCCAATCGTGACGGTAAAAACTTTGGTTTATATCGCACCAAAGTGCGTGATGAGAAGCAGTGGGAAGTACTGATTGCGCCGCGTGAAAACGTAATGCTGGAAGGGTTTACCCTGTTCACGGATTGGCTGGTGGTAGAAGAGCGTAAGCAAGGCCTGACCAGCTTGCGACAAATCAATCGCAAAACCCGCGAATCTATCGGCATTGCCTTTGACGATCCCGCCTATGTCACCTGGCTTGGCTACAATCCGGAACCGGAGTCTTCGCGCCTGCGGTACGGATACTCTTCCATGACGACGCCGGATACCTTATTTGAGCTCGATATGGATACTGGCGATCGGCGTGTCATTAAGCAAACCGAAGTAGCCGGTTTTGATGCCAGCCATTATCGCAGTGAGCATTTGTGGGTCACGGTGCGTGATGGCGTTCAGGTACCCGTTTCACTGGTTTACCATCGCGAGCATTTCCAGCGGGGCAAAAATCCGCTGTTAGTGTATGGCTACGGCTCTTATGGCAGCAGTATGGACGCCGATTTTAGCAGCAGCCGTTTGAGCTTGTTAGATCGCGGCTTTGTCTTTGCGATTGCGCATGTACGTGGCGGAGGCGAGCTTGGTCAGCAATGGTATGAAGACGGCAAGTACCTGAAAAAAATGAACACTTTCAATGACTACCTGGACGTGTGCGATACCTTACTCAAACTCGGTTACGGTGATGAAAATCTGCTCTACTCGATGGGCGGTAGCGCGGGGGGGTTATTAGTGGGCGCGGCAATCAATATGCGGCCTGAACTGTTCCACGGCGTTGTGGCGCAGGTGCCATTCGTTGATGTATTAACCACTATGCTGGATGAGTCTATTCCTTTAACGACCGGTGAATTTGAAGAGTGGGGCAATCCGCAAGATGAGGAGTATTACCACTACATCAAACAGTACAGCCCTTATGACCAAATCACCGCCCAGACTTATCCGCATATGCTGGTGACCACCGGGCTGCACGATTCCCAGGTGCAATATTGGGAACCGGCAAAATGGGTCGCGAAGCTGCGTGAAATACGCACCGACGATAATCTCCTGCTGCTGTGTACCGATATGGATTCGGGACATGGGGGGAAATCAGGGCGCTTTAAATCTTATGAAGGCGTGGCGCTGGAGTACGCCTTCTTGATTGCCCTGGCGCAAGGGACGCTTCCAGGGCAGGTGCATTAA
- the exoX gene encoding exodeoxyribonuclease X — MLRIIDTETCGLQGGVVEVASVDIINGKIVNPMSDLVRPDRPISYQAMAIHKITEEMVADKPWIEDIIPRYQGSPYYVAHNASFDQRMLPEMPDSEWICTVKLARRLWPGIKYSNMGLYKSLKLNVETPAGLHHHRALFDCYITAALLIRIMDESGWTPDQMVTITGRPALVKTMAFGKYRGEPIAEIADKDPGYLRWMLNNIKELAPDLRMTLKHYLEG; from the coding sequence ATGCTGCGCATTATTGATACAGAAACCTGTGGTTTGCAGGGTGGCGTGGTGGAAGTTGCGTCCGTCGATATTATAAACGGTAAGATTGTTAATCCTATGAGCGACCTGGTGCGACCCGATCGCCCCATTAGCTATCAGGCAATGGCTATCCATAAGATTACCGAAGAGATGGTGGCGGACAAGCCGTGGATTGAGGACATTATCCCTCGCTATCAGGGCAGCCCCTATTACGTTGCTCATAACGCCAGTTTTGATCAGCGAATGTTGCCGGAAATGCCAGATAGCGAATGGATTTGCACTGTAAAACTGGCGCGTCGTTTATGGCCCGGCATCAAGTACAGCAACATGGGTTTATATAAATCGCTCAAGCTGAATGTCGAAACCCCTGCCGGGCTTCATCACCACCGCGCACTGTTTGATTGCTATATCACCGCTGCTTTGCTGATACGCATTATGGACGAATCGGGTTGGACGCCAGACCAAATGGTGACGATAACCGGTCGCCCTGCGCTTGTAAAAACAATGGCCTTTGGTAAATACCGTGGTGAGCCGATCGCTGAAATAGCGGATAAAGATCCGGGCTATTTACGTTGGATGTTAAATAACATCAAAGAATTAGCGCCGGATCTCAGAATGACGTTAAAGCATTATCTTGAAGGCTAA
- a CDS encoding carbon-nitrogen hydrolase family protein, with amino-acid sequence MPVWNVAAAQYGATPDDLSSNISHHLDFVRCAVAEKIHLLIFPELSLTGLNEENNHTSALHFNDERLNPLQNAAIEHKMTIVVGLPLRCENGVSSGSVGFMPDGSRVACCKPLSSDIDLPGHHTPLVGLHNRSVAMGFSTGSDEETWPRSAAEMGASLYATGKFINEISYQQDEMYLQRWAHKYNLPVLLANHAFSSGKYRSAGRSACWDDRGELVVRADHGELLAVGRRDEKGWHGEIIPLR; translated from the coding sequence ATGCCTGTCTGGAATGTTGCTGCGGCGCAGTACGGCGCCACCCCCGATGACCTCAGCTCGAATATCTCACACCATTTAGATTTTGTTCGCTGCGCTGTAGCGGAAAAAATACATTTACTGATTTTCCCAGAGTTATCACTCACCGGTCTGAACGAAGAGAATAACCACACTTCTGCTCTCCACTTTAATGATGAACGTTTGAATCCTCTGCAAAACGCGGCTATTGAACACAAAATGACGATTGTCGTGGGGCTGCCTTTGCGCTGTGAAAATGGCGTTTCATCGGGATCCGTAGGCTTCATGCCTGATGGTTCACGCGTGGCATGCTGTAAACCGCTTTCAAGCGATATCGATTTACCCGGGCACCATACTCCTCTGGTCGGGTTGCACAATCGCAGTGTAGCCATGGGGTTTAGCACGGGCAGTGATGAAGAAACTTGGCCGCGAAGCGCAGCCGAAATGGGCGCAAGTCTTTATGCCACCGGGAAGTTCATCAACGAAATCAGTTATCAGCAAGATGAAATGTACCTTCAGCGCTGGGCCCATAAATACAATTTGCCGGTGCTGCTGGCGAATCATGCTTTCTCTAGCGGAAAATATCGCTCTGCCGGACGTAGCGCCTGTTGGGACGATCGCGGTGAATTAGTGGTTCGTGCCGATCACGGTGAATTGTTAGCTGTAGGGCGACGCGACGAGAAAGGTTGGCACGGAGAAATCATTCCATTACGCTAA
- a CDS encoding DNA polymerase III subunit theta: MNHNLAELPQDEMDKINVDLAAAGVAFKERYNMPVIAEVVEREQPAHLRDWFRERLIAHRLASVNMSRLPYEPKVK; the protein is encoded by the coding sequence ATGAATCACAATCTTGCTGAGTTACCCCAGGACGAAATGGATAAGATCAATGTTGATCTTGCGGCGGCAGGCGTGGCGTTCAAAGAGCGTTACAACATGCCCGTTATTGCCGAAGTGGTTGAGCGTGAACAACCTGCGCATCTGCGAGACTGGTTCAGAGAAAGGCTGATTGCTCATCGCCTGGCATCGGTCAATATGTCACGTCTTCCTTACGAGCCTAAAGTGAAATAA
- the yobA gene encoding CopC domain-containing protein YobA, with protein sequence MAFTHSRLFTLATLLTALSLSSSAFAHAHLKQQYPAADAAVTASPQAITLNFSEGVEANFSGLTLTGPQQATVKTGTAKRNEKDEKQLIVPVEEALKPGDYQVDWHVVSVDGHKTKGKYHFSVK encoded by the coding sequence ATGGCTTTCACCCACTCTCGTCTCTTTACCCTCGCTACACTCTTAACCGCTCTGAGCCTTTCAAGTTCTGCATTTGCTCACGCACATTTGAAACAGCAATATCCGGCGGCAGATGCTGCGGTAACCGCTTCACCACAGGCGATAACCCTTAATTTCTCCGAAGGTGTGGAAGCGAATTTTAGCGGACTGACGTTGACCGGGCCACAGCAAGCTACGGTAAAAACGGGCACCGCAAAACGTAACGAAAAAGATGAAAAACAGCTTATCGTTCCGGTAGAAGAAGCGTTAAAGCCGGGTGACTACCAGGTTGACTGGCATGTGGTATCCGTTGATGGGCACAAAACTAAAGGGAAGTACCATTTCTCGGTGAAATAA
- the copD gene encoding copper homeostasis membrane protein CopD codes for MLPSLYIALRFIHFSALMVLLGSTISCSLLAPQVFKPVLIRRLKGLCDSAVWLAMLSAILLLCAQAGIMGGGWRDAINPQVWLAVLGTRFGSVWLWQILLGVVTVAVLLLKPRSLQSLLLILAAAQLILLAGVGHAAMREGFVGGVQRLNHAVHLLSAGWWVGGLLPLLMCMRMARKPRWRGAAITAMMRFSRYGHLAVAAVLLSGVINSLMILGWSLPFESDYLRFLLVKIAFVAGMVIIALYNRYFLVPRFNRTPTATKQFIQLTWLEVFLSVAVLVAVSIFATWEPY; via the coding sequence ATGTTGCCTTCTCTTTATATCGCTCTGCGATTTATCCATTTCTCTGCATTAATGGTGCTGCTGGGCAGCACCATATCGTGCTCGTTACTCGCGCCTCAGGTTTTCAAACCGGTACTGATTCGCAGGCTAAAGGGGTTATGTGACTCCGCAGTCTGGTTGGCAATGCTAAGCGCAATTTTGCTCTTATGTGCGCAGGCCGGAATAATGGGCGGCGGATGGCGAGACGCAATCAATCCGCAGGTCTGGTTGGCGGTGCTTGGCACACGTTTTGGTTCTGTTTGGTTATGGCAGATACTGCTTGGCGTGGTTACGGTGGCTGTGTTGCTACTCAAACCGCGTAGTTTACAGTCTCTGTTGCTTATCCTTGCCGCAGCACAACTCATTTTGCTTGCCGGTGTCGGCCACGCGGCGATGCGTGAAGGCTTTGTGGGAGGAGTGCAACGCCTGAACCACGCCGTTCATCTCCTGAGTGCGGGATGGTGGGTTGGGGGATTATTGCCGTTGCTAATGTGCATGCGTATGGCACGGAAACCTCGCTGGCGGGGAGCGGCGATTACCGCGATGATGCGTTTTTCGCGCTATGGGCACCTTGCAGTCGCGGCTGTGCTGCTTAGCGGAGTCATCAACAGCCTGATGATTCTGGGCTGGTCGCTACCTTTTGAAAGCGATTATTTGCGCTTCCTGTTAGTGAAGATTGCCTTCGTTGCGGGGATGGTTATTATCGCACTCTATAACCGATATTTTTTGGTGCCGCGATTTAACCGAACCCCTACGGCTACAAAACAGTTTATCCAGTTAACCTGGCTGGAAGTTTTTTTATCGGTAGCGGTGCTTGTTGCTGTTAGCATATTCGCGACCTGGGAACCGTACTGA
- a CDS encoding YebY family protein, whose protein sequence is MMKKSILALLLLACAGSAVAAPQIITVSRFEMGKDNWAFNREEVMLSCRAGHALFVINPSTLMQYPLNDAAQALVTSGKTTGQPISVIQIDDPKTPGQKKSLAPFIERAEKLCS, encoded by the coding sequence ATCATGAAAAAAAGTATTTTGGCGTTATTGCTGCTGGCCTGCGCGGGGAGTGCAGTGGCCGCACCACAAATTATTACCGTTAGCCGTTTTGAAATGGGCAAAGATAATTGGGCGTTTAACCGTGAAGAGGTGATGTTAAGTTGCCGCGCGGGTCATGCGCTGTTTGTTATCAATCCGAGCACTTTGATGCAGTACCCGTTAAACGATGCGGCCCAGGCGCTAGTCACGAGCGGTAAAACAACGGGCCAGCCCATTTCAGTCATCCAAATTGACGATCCTAAAACTCCGGGACAAAAAAAGAGTCTTGCACCGTTTATTGAACGTGCTGAAAAGTTATGTAGTTAA